Below is a window of Solanum stenotomum isolate F172 chromosome 7, ASM1918654v1, whole genome shotgun sequence DNA.
AGTcctaatgaaaaaaatgaaagcttGAGGGAAGGAGTAATGCCAAACCAAATGGCAGCTTTCAGTTATTTTGGTCCTAAAAGAATGCAACTtggaaagagttaaaaaagGCACCCCCTTGGAGAACAAAAGGCCTGTTGGTTTCACAAGACTTCCTCATCAGAATGGTCATCAAAATCAGAAGTGCGGAGGCATTTCTAAGAACGCAAAAGGAATTGGATATGGAAACTTCAAAATTAGATCTTGCTCGACAACTAATTAACGCAAGTACATTTAACTCATGTGCCTGAGCAAATTTCAATTTTAGGGATTTTTCTAGTCCCTTGTCAAGCTAAACATTGGTATCAGGAAACTCATGAAAACTGACTTTCTGGGTATGTGGTATGGAAAATTCAGACACTGTCCAGTTGTGGAAGAGGAAGAAAAGTAGATCAATGGACATTAGGATACAAGGATTATAGCAACAGAGATAGCTTTCATGAGTCAATGGATTTATGGAAGCAGTTTGTAAGTCATGAGTTTTTGCCACATTGAATATTGAATTAGGTATAAGAAAAAGACAAACTTGTTTCAGGTGAAAACATAAATTATGCATCTACTTTCACTACTTGTTATGTTAAGATACTAGATGTATGCGTATTGTGAATAGTCTTTATCAGTTTTATGGCCATCAATTGAGGATGCCATAACCTCATGGCATAATAGTAGATATACTGCATCTTTCATTAGATTTCCACATCGTAAAGTTTCAGTAGATTAAATTTTCTAGCTATGATGGCTTCAAGATAATCTCTTTAACCCCTTAAGTGTAACAACAGATCATTGGAACAATGCCATGATATACAATTATCATTTATCGCAGTAAAAATTACACCAAACTAAAGCAGCCATGATAGAGTGTCTATTAGATGAATTATAGTTGGATCACTTTGTTCGATTTGTTATTGGATGAAGGCTTAAAGTTTTCACAGTAGCACAAAAGTTTGCCTCTAAACTAACACACTCACATTATTACTACTTGTATTGGTGAATGAAAATAGTTTACTTAGGGGTTGTTTTGTTGCTAGTTAGAAATGTAAATTACTCATGTATTAAAACCAGTATAACGAGTACCATGTTCGGTAGCATTTTAGTTGATTGTACAAAACTTTCAAcattaccagtttcaaaaaaaaaaaagatgtataAAACTCAACACACCAAATACGGTGTTTGGTTACCAGTTTGCAATCTCGCGTAATACTTATGAGGAATCTATATATAGAAGATGgataactaatacatgaataattaaatCTTGCATAACTTACCTCTGCATTACTAACCTACATAAATCTAACCcgcaaccaaacgaccccttaatgcTACAAGTGTTCGAATTAGAGCTGCAGTCTAGTAATTGCAGCTTCAACAAAAGGTCCTCCTTAGGTGTCATTTGGTTGCTGATTAGAAAAgtaaattattcatgtattaaaacCAACATAACTAGTACCATATTTGGTAGCATTTTAGTTGCTCTGCATAAAATTTCACACACCAAGTTTGGTATTCCGCTACCAGATTACAATCTCGCATAACTAATACTTACTTACAAGGGAATCTATGTATTATATATGCAGGATAGAGGATGGAATAACTAAATCCTGCATAATAATTGTTGCATTACTAATAGCTACATTAACTCTAACCCGCAATCAAACAACCCCTTAATGGCTACAAGTGTTTGAATTGGAGTTGCATTCAAGatgtcaaaattttcaaaaggatAAACATAACAAAGTGTCAAGCAACCAAACAAATCAACTGGGTGTCGTTTAAATTACCAAGTAGTGTCGTTTTGCGACTTCCTTACAGCAAGGCGAGTCCAAGCTACAACCTTTCCGGAATTAAGATGCTTAATTTGAACCGGCACTGCAACATTACCAATAAGCTGCACTGAATTACAAAGCTCCTTCTTCCACTGTACTTCCGAAGGCCGTGGGTACTGAGAAACCCCAGCATACCTTTCATACTCATACACACTACCGTTTCCATTTCCAGAACTATTATTATACTCAAATGAACATCTTATACGACAACCCGAAGCTAATTTCGCGGTTTCTACTTGCTTGGATGGAGAGAAAAATCGAAAAGAGTGAGATTTGGCAGGGGTTCTTGGAGTTGAAGAGAAAAAAGGGTTAGTGTATGCAATTGTTTGTTCCAACGCCATTACTGAATTAATTTCTCTTTCGCTTCTCTTCTTCCCTAATGCGCCACAGTATTGTCTTATCGTATTGTTCTTCTTTCAAACTTCGAAAGCACGCCGGGctttgttgagatatttttccgTTTGTGATATTTGCAATGTTTGGTCCGTTTTGTAATTTAAAAGAGCAGATTCACCCCCTCGATATCAAATTCCGCTCACTTTTAATGGACATGATACGGTAGATATCGAATAGGTCAAACACATATGTAGACCTTTAAACTTGtccttaaatttcattttggcactccaactcaaccttgttccattttaacccttcaactccaatttttatattctattttggcACTTCTTTCCAAAGAATCAACAAAGTGGGATGTGGGTACTTCACATGCCATTAttgtgttaaaaaataattgatgaacatcgttttttaaaaaaatatttttttttagagtttctgTACATTATTGTGTAAAAAAATAATCGACGAAAgtgtgttgatttttttttttccaaacaattagttaatttaaataacatcacatattatttttttcatatctagtcTACTTGGACTAACTCAAATATcagctttctaatttttcattcaactaaatacgagtaaaaaaaaactcatgttcattgctaattaataacactacaaaaaaatgttgaaactcgATAGACTTCGTTGGGttgtcattgatttttttaagaaagaaaatcgacgCACTTTCGTTGgttatttttaaagcaaaaatataggaaaactcttaaaaagaaattgttactttttttataaaaaaaaaaaaacaaaacaatgatAATCcgtcaattttaattttttacaataattaatgGATGATCGTcgatttttaaaatgcaaaattgcagttcaataacatatatagaaataaagtgtaacatccggcaatttgaaataactatgaagaggcttagaattggaaatagtcatttttggaaaaataaaaatatggaaaatttggttatgggaaaaagtgagtttttggccaactttgaacagtcataactcctaggtcaagatgagttaggtgtatttccagttatATTTGCGAAGTTCATGGAatggtctttccaacgccgtcgagtttgctcgattccgagttcgtataagggagttatgccctttggaagttgggctgttggcaggACAGTTAACCCGattttgtaagggtattttggtcttttccctagccatttcttttggatatatattaaggtgttagactgattttaaatcagtttttcctttttaaagtgAGAGTTAGGATTCTTGATAGAAaaggagagaagaggagaaaggagaagaagaagcaaacttcgtagagatcgtcgtggatttcgtcgggggtgatccctaataaggtatgtgagttcatagtgttgggttggttctttcccctaCACGCCAACCTCGTTTTAAAttccgagaaaagattggttgtgtttgttgaagttcctTGTTGTTTTGGAGCATGTTTCCGATTGTGTTTGTGAGAGGAAATTTATTGTATCTTGAGGGGTTTCTGATTCTAAGTGTTGGGGGTTTCAAGGGGTAATTTTGGAGGCCATAAAGGAgattggtggtggaatggggaAGTCCAAGGCAAAGTGGAAGCAAAGAAGGCGGCTTACACAAAGTTGGTGGAGTGCGTAGACGAGGAAGAGAAACGGACGCTTAAGAAGGTTTATAAGACGACAAAGACAGAAGCTAAGTTAGCAGTTACGAAGGCTAAGACGGCAGCTTTCGAACGCTTGTATGTCGAGCTGGGGGACAAAGGTGGGGATAAGAAATTGTATAGGCTTGCAAAAGCAAGAGAGAGGAAGGCTCGTGACTTGGACCAAGTGAAGTGTATCAAGGATGAGGAAGGCAAAGTATTGGTGGAAGAGACCTCCATCAAGCAAAGATGGCAAAGATACTTTcataaacttttaaatgaaGAAGGGGACAGGGACATTATGTTAGGTGAGTTGGCGCACTCTGAGAGACTTCGGAACTTTGGGTACTGTAGGTGTTTTAGGATCGAGGAGGTTATGAGTGCAATTAGTAGGATGAGCAGGGGTAGAGGGACCGGACCCGATGAGATTCCGGTGGAATTTTGGAAGAGCACGGACAAGGTAGGTATAGAGTGGTTAACTAGGTTGTTTAATGTTATTCTTAAGACAGCAAAGATGCCtgatgaatggaggtggagtacaatggttCCGTTGTATAAAAACAAGGGTGATATCCAAAACTGTAACAACTACAGGGGTATCAAACTGCTAAGCCATTCTATGAAGATTTGGGAaagagtggtggagatgagggtgagaagaggggtgtccatctctgaaaatcagtttggattcatgccgggacgatcgactaccgaagccattcatcttatgcgaagactggtagaaaaatatagagaaaggaagagagacctaCACATGGTATTCATTGACCTCgaaaaggcctatgacaaagtaccgaggaggtcctctggaggtgcttggaggctaaaggtgtcccgatgatttatattagggcgataaaggacatgtatggtggagccaagactcgggttagGACGGTTGGAGGAGACTCGGAATATTTTCCAGTTGAGATGGGGTTGCATCAGGGATCAGTCCTTAGCCCTTTTCTATTTGCTGTGGTGATGGATgagttgacgcggtctattcaggagaaggtaccatggtgtatgttatttgcggatgacatagtactgattgatgagacgcgggacagagttaatgcgaggctggaggtgtggagacaaacgttggagtccaaagggttcaggttgagtaggaccaaaactGAATATTTGGGATGCAAATTTAGTGATGCGGTGGATGAGGCAGATGGGGAAGTGAGACTGGACACACAGATTATTCccaagaaagaaagttttaagtatcttggggctGTAATCCAAAGAAGTGGTGACATAGACggtgatgtcacacatcgcattggggCGGCTTGgttgaaatggaggcttgcctctggagtcttgtgtgataagaaagttccaccgaaacttaaaggtaagttctacagagtggtagttagaccggccttgttgtatggagcggagtgttggccagtcaggaactcacatgttcaaaaactgcatgttgcggagatgaggatgttgagatggatgtgtgggcacactaggagcgataagattaggaatgaggttatccgagagaaggtgggagtggcctctgtggtggacaagctgagggaagtgagactgagatggtttgggcatgtgaagagacggtgcacagacgccccagtgaggaggtgcgaggggctggttgtagagggtacgcggaggggtagaggtaggcctaagaagtattggggagaggtgattagacaggacttaGCTCAGCTTCgcattaccgaggacatgactctagataggaaggagtggaggtcgcgtattaaggttgaaggttagtagggctagCGTGTTGTCTTCCCGTGCGAGGGTTTTGGTTGGTAACGTTTGTAGTAGTCCTAGCCTTGATCTTgtagttcttgtctgtgatcATATAGTCTTGTGTCGTTTACTGAGTTTCACCTCtcactttattttcttgatgttattgtctccGTTGTTGACTATGCACTTTTCTCTTATTGGATACTATGTCATATATAATGTTTCCTCTTATTTCTCTTGGGTTgttgtacttgagctgagggtcctccggaaacagcctctctacctccacgaggtggtggtaaggtctgcgtacactctaccctccccagaccccacttagtgggatttcactgggtatgttgttgttgttgtttgttgagGCTGGATCCATTGAAGttaagaaggtttagagttggaaaaataaaggagaaaagttgaaattttcggggaaaagggctggggcgtcACGCCaaccagcgcgccccaaaagggactctgaagtccagcccttgggggGGCGCCCCTAGCAGAGCCCCAACTAGGCCCTTTTGAACTTTTTGGtttggcgctccgcgcctctcagagcgccaaggacgctaagttttccctttcattccctactttctcatgcatgttccttggtattgtacctatgtttcatagttgttttacacactccaaggtacgtctaaacgtcaagaactcatccacaAACATGtgatcattacccttgaattcataatccaattcgaggaaagtttggatcaaagtcaagagaagttagagtcaatcttaaaaattaaaaagtaagttcaagcaagtctttaaagttgtttaagagtctttattgaacgttttaacttcattttaaggctcaagtttcaagtcaagcaaagagtatagaatttcaagttaagtcaagagtataaagttgagtttatttctcaaaagttatagggaactaagtattcccaaagaagttttaaagaaatgttttcacatttaaacaagattggaaactgagatttccaaagagccttcaggCTAGCTTTCCAGataagagtaatcgctttctaaatgaagcaagagaggaaactgagatttccaagatagcctttgagctaagtttttgagtaattatctcaaaccagcaggaagacatatgttttaaaaacataagagccagtacatttttgggagtagtatcgaacaccgaattgggggagcgttgaaagaactcacagcccccatagaaccatgttagccaccatgggtagaaaatgatcatactttttagatgaatccttttccagatagactagtggatccattaggcagttcaggtcttatacctttggccgggtataggatgctctagcagcgtgaggtcgatcacTGTATCATCATTATAGCtctaagtgatggttgtcggttagagaaactcccacagcagttattgtgtTTTCATacacaacagttattgtatttttatatacattagttcatttgtatttctatgtacatctcaggcttattgtatctttgtatacacacagagtttatagcatgttttaaatagtctttttttatatcgcacttgttttaaattgtcttatattgaaagaagtcagtcaggttgagttgagttgagccaggtaaacttttcagtttcttccagatttctttctagcctatgttgcttagtttcCAGCTTGTATACtggtacattcaatgtactaatgttagttggcctgcatcttatgacgatgcagacacatgtaccCAGGACCACCATccagcacgtcgttgatccaactaagcactccagagtcagtggtgagcctctttgcattccggaggactcaattattttgttctcttactTTTGtgttattaggatgttgcggggtctgtcctaacatccatctcaatgttatagaggcttcatagacagtcagtcagttggttagttttgagtctctcatctatgtatatatgtaaatattctattttgggactcgagttgccttttagGCCAGAtgttatcagttaagttgttttatgtccttgcattgcatggagttattctgttgaattaagtttccgctgagttaagaaagtcaggccaagggttcgcttggggccaacaatggtcttcgagtgccggccacgtccagggtgtaggctcggggcgtgacataaagaaatcaaaaaattagtattttgtgttaaatggtacataaaagAAACAAAGTTAAAGggtaatcttttattatttttttaaaacatactttttttttgtctttcactcTCTTAGAGAATGTGTGATGCACACTCTCTGCCACATCACTTAGAAGTgccaaaatggaacataaaaattggagttgaaggattaaaatggaacaaagttgagttggagtatcaaaatgaaatttaggaaCAAGTTTAAGGGTTTGCATATATGTTTGACCTATCGAATATCAtgtcaaaattgattttttttaatattatagtaTTTCGTATGTCTTTAAAAAAGGTTTGGTATtcgatttgatatttgatatttatgaacaaaaatattgaaatactgAATATTATACTCaagtatatatatgtagttatataatattagcaaatatataaaataatgacTAGTTATTTAGATCTTGAAATTTTGACTCGACTTAGATGTTCTTGATGGGCAAATGTCTAAATGATTAATTAAGAGAAttgtttgtactttattttgtatatttttacaTGTATAAGGTATTAGTATGATATAATTGAGACGTTTCTTGAAAAGTTAAAGTCATAATTCtttattatacaaatatatataagtttaagttGACCAAACTATGATAATTGATTTACCATACCGTAAAATATGGAAATCgaactttaaaatatcaaactatatcgaattaatttgatatagtaataatataatatttttaaaaactaagaATCAAAATTACTGAACCAAATATTTCAATTCGAGATTCTATACGCAAAGGTTagtatatatacattatttagATGAGATTgataataaaagaattattataagATAGTCAATAAGTAAGATAGTAGTAGTTGCTACGAAGTAATTGATAACAAATGTATGAAATTAGACTTTGACAAGATAAACTTCAGATATAGTTATTTGAAGTAGGCGTATAtgtgtaaaaaaattaaattaaaatggcaCAAATTAAAAGACATCATATAAAGGCTAACCATGCAATTTATCCAATTTTTACAAGTGGTGTCTTTTGGGATAActgtttaataaataattattattttttaatttctcttgCAACATATGAATCTTTAAACTACCATCTAAAAATCATTTCTTAGCAAACTTACAAGTTACAATTTTAGATAATGATGTATAATTTTGTACATATTAAACGACAATCTAATATTCATCGATTTCAAGTGCTATATTTGgccaactttttaaaaatatgaacaaaatcTTAATGATTgcctaaaagggacattttgtgTAATGATCCCCAAATCAAGTTAGTTACCCAACCCACTATGAATTTAACCAAAGCCCAAACAGCCAAACATATTGTGGCCCAATGATACGATAGCCCAAATATAGTCCTTATAAATTCTAATGGGCCTGCCGGTTTAAGGCCTTGATCAGGACACGCGAACAAGGAACGTGTGTGTGGCACGCAGAACATTCATAGTGAGACTTCCGATTCTCCATTTTCTCCGACCACCGTCTGCTCGGAGCAATCGCCGGAGACTAAAAATGTTCGGTCGACTCGCTGCCCAACGCCTGAACGAGATCCGAACGGCCATCCGCCGAACTACTCAGGTCTAATcttcattaatatattttccttttcactTTGATAGATTGGTTCTTCCTGCCTTTCAGTCTAAATCTCTTCTATTTTTCGGTTTTACAGGCATCGCGATCTTTTTCCACTGCACTCAACTATGTGAGTTGTTGTCTAATTGTAATTTCGGAGTTCTGAGTTTAGATTCGAAATTTGAGTATTCAATTGCGtgtttatgtttttatttgtttggattTTTATTGTACGCAGCACATTGATACACCGGACAACAAGCCGGACCTTCCTTGGGAGTTTAATAATGCAAACAAGGAAAAGGTTAGCATTGCTTATTATCCCCAAGAATACCAAAGACATACTTCTTTGTCATATCACTTGCAAcattttttagaatttatatCAAAAGGTTGAATCTTTGCTATGCCTGTTctgtttttctttcaattttgtgtGTGGAAATTGAGAGCTCTTATTACCAGGATTTATGGCATCTCCTTTACTAAATGTTTCAAACTTTTTTGAATCAGAATATGCTTTCTTTGTATGTTTTGATGAAAATGTATTCCGCTGTAATCTTTATCTGTATTATAATCTGTGTAAGCTATTTAAGTGCCTATCTAGTCTTTGAATATCTGAACTTGGTTGAAAAATTGCATGAACATAATCTAGACTGACTCAAGTTTTGAGCTTGGCTGCGAAATGAATAACAGCCCTTTGAAATGATGTACCTTACACCATAAATTCAAGCTACATCTGTATGAGAAGATTGTCTAATTGAGCATTCAAACTTAGTTCTCATTTGGAAATGAATGGGAGAAAAGTTATTATTCTTAAAAGAACCTAATGGTCAAGTCGGTCCTGCATATCCAACCCAAAGAGAAGGCCGGAGAAGGAATAAAATGTAGAGAgacaatcacaaataaaaagaaaatactttcaAAGATAGTAGGTTATTAATGTTGTTGTTCAAGGCAAAATACATTCCCTGTTTGTTGCTTGGGCCTATTTTCATCACGTTATTCAGTAGCACTGCTGATGCATTGACTCCAAAATTGCAAATGTCAGAAACATCTTCTTCTGTAGCATTCTTCAGCAATTTTTAGAATTTACTAATCGAAAAAATAGTACGAAACTTCCTGCATCATAGAGATTTTTGAAATGGCTTTTGAATGTTGATTAGCTTCAATAATTTGATTCCAGAGGATTACCATAGTAGTGTACTTAAATTGAATCTTATGCATCTCTTTAATTGGTAACTATTTGCTTACCTCTATCTTAAATCCTACTTAATCCTCCCGTGCAATGTGCAGGTGAAGGAGATACTGTCTTTCTATCCATCCAACTATAAACAATCTGCAGTGATTCCTTTGTTGGATCTTGCACAGCAGCAAAATGGAGGGTGGCTACCTGTTTCGGCGATGAATGCAGTATGTTGACACTGTTTGGATTGATTATCAGCATTTTCAACGGTTACCACTATTGAATATTGAGATTATTTGGTGCACTTCTTTACAATTTATCAGCATTTGATTGCTAGAACCAATTCGGCTTTAGTTCTTGCcattattgtattgtattatttgtcATATGTGTATTAACTTGATATTTGTATTACTCCCTTACCCTTGTTTCCTTTGTATACCCTCAAAGTAAGCTCACTGTAATTTGCCGTTCCTTAATTAGGGTTTATTTGTTCTATGATTTTTCCACCTATGTCTAAACTGTCATTTAAAAGTATCTAATCTAATCTTCTAAATGTTTAAGGTGGCTAAGGTTATTGAAGTCGCCCCAATTCGTGTATATGAGGTTGCAACTTTCTACACGATGTTCAACAGGACAAAAGTGAGTAGTTTGTCTTGACCTTTGGCTAGTGCAAGTGCAGGAAATTTAGAGCCAATCTTTACTCAGTTTCTTGTCCCTTTAGGTTGGCAAATACCACCTTCTGGTTTGTGGCACAACACCTTGTATGATCCGTGGTTCAAGAGGTATCGAAGAAGCTATACTGAAGCACCTGGGAGTAAAGCGCAATGGTCAGTTTTTTGTGGTGatttttacaattattttgTTAGCCTTTTTGATAGTCCTAATAATACTGCTtgatcaaaaaataaataaattagtccTAATAATCCTATTGTTGAAAGATGTTCTTATTCTGGTTTATGACTTCTTTATGTATGCAGAAGTAACCAAGGATGGCTTATTTTCTGTTGGTGAGATGGAATGCATGGTGAGTCATTTTTCATGTATCTTATTGATGATGACCTTGATTCTATTTGGTGGCCTTGACTCCTACATGACAGCTTTTGTGAACTTGTTTAGGCGCATATGCTTTCCAAACCTAAGATCTGATGTTGAGATTGGTTTGTTATGCAATAAATCACATGACCATGCTTGTGAGTTGTGACTGATAGTAACTAAATTAAGGAGTAGAAATTGGCTTATCTTTAGTGTTGGATGGCTACTTTAGTTAATTGTAGTTTCAAGGCAAGTGTAGTAAGACACCGGAGATTTTCTCAGCTTGTGGCCTTGGTTATAGTTGTTCTGATGATTAATGTATCTTGTAGATTCGTATGCATATGCACTCTTAATCTCGAGCAAGCCTGCTTTAGTGGCATTTTGAAAGAAATCTTGATATTAAGATGAGGATTGAGTGTCACTTCCAAAACCCAGTTGTTTAGGAATCTAAGGCATTATCAACTGATCATGATTAAGTTCATCTGACACGCATTCCACGGGCTCAATGGAAAGGATCTTTAAGTATTCCTGTCTAATTTTTGAAAAGATTCCCGGGGTTACTACAGTTATATTAGAAGGGTAGGGTGGTCTCCAGAAAACACAAAGATAGATGATATTGTAAGAAGCCAATTTCTATCACTTTTCCTCTCTAGTGCTCAAGTTCATATGCAGAGGCGGAGCcaagattttaatttaattggtTTTGGATTGTAGAATGACAATTTCAAGTGTTAATAATTGGgttctaaatttaatatatatatatatatatacatttaatgATTTTCTTAACACAAAAATAGTGTTTGAACACAAACTATTGGGTTTGGCCAAACTCATATATAACTTCTACCTCCGCTTATGTTCTTGTGCATGCATGTGTACCAAGAGTGTTATGAAATGTTTAAGTTGAACTGAAGTGAGATCCTGTAATGTTCTGATATTTGTGGTGCTAAACGAAGATTTAATATAACCTTGTTTTCTGATAAGTTCAAGTTTTGTTAATAACGTACCAAAATGGTGTAGGAATTACAACAAGCAACAAAAAAACTATCAGGTAACCCCCCGAACAAACTAAATAAGTCCATAAACTGGTCCATATTTTCAATCATATTACCATTACACCAAAAATATGgttgtttggtacgaaggaaaatgttttccatgaaaATGATTTCGTAGAAAgttttttcttggaaaacaagcgGGTTTCTTACTTGTTTTCTAGCTTTTGGTAAGtaagcaagaaaatattatccCAAACATTTATATGTCATCAAAAAAACACTATGGAGGCGGAATGGAATAGGGATTGGGGGT
It encodes the following:
- the LOC125871323 gene encoding NADH dehydrogenase [ubiquinone] flavoprotein 2, mitochondrial, which gives rise to MFGRLAAQRLNEIRTAIRRTTQASRSFSTALNYHIDTPDNKPDLPWEFNNANKEKVKEILSFYPSNYKQSAVIPLLDLAQQQNGGWLPVSAMNAVAKVIEVAPIRVYEVATFYTMFNRTKVGKYHLLVCGTTPCMIRGSRGIEEAILKHLGVKRNEVTKDGLFSVGEMECMGCCVNAPMMTVADYSNGSEGYAYNYYEDLTPKKAVEIVEAFRKGEKPPRGTQNPGRVNCGPEGGNTTLLGEPKAPPCRDLDAAE